A genomic segment from Zerene cesonia ecotype Mississippi chromosome 7, Zerene_cesonia_1.1, whole genome shotgun sequence encodes:
- the LOC119840773 gene encoding uncharacterized protein LOC119840773: MEKRSEVSLEDFPPNIQISLNEIVKKEGYIKYDVNVNNISTNGNNFLGELYELKITGESVNGYKEINIFLKQIINNDDFKVYSIRDVYAKEAFFYNELVDIFSDVQNNSNVPIEERLKVVRSYKETSPTTIILENMVMKGYKPGNRFDLLTRDFAEMSIKELAKFHALSFVLQKKRPEYFDKKIRTIKQSFVYDEYWDELVKKMCEISISNLSVDKKERVRQFIPVSLAKYPLYMTGATACVRCLVHGDFKTNNIMRKDENGILTEVIPIDYQQIYYGNPIIDLIYFIYAASDRPFRKANLHRLKDFYYEALGTFLKHFHIEVESVFPRASFEDSFNESLDYGLMFALYMYPFLFAGEDDSPSGSDDLSDVLITVDDRLYERMEGVVDDFIELGVI; encoded by the exons atggaGAAACGTAGTGAAGTGAGTTTAGAGGATTTTCCTCCCAATAtacaaatatctttaaatgaaatagtgAAAAAGGAGGGATACATTAAATATGACGTAAATGTAAACAACATTTCCACAAACGGTAACAACTTTTTAGGCGAACTGTACGAGTTGAAAATAACAGGCGAATCGGTAAATGGGTATAaggaaataaacatatttctgAAACAGATTATAAACAATGATGACTTCAAAGTATATTCCATACGTGATGTGTATGCAAAAGAAGCATTCTTTTACAATGAGCTCGTTGACATATTTAGtgatgtacaaaataatagcAATGTTCCGATTGAAGAAAGGTTAAAAGTGGTTCGTAGTTATAAAGAAACAAGTCCAACTAcgattatattagaaaatatggTGATGAAAGGCTACAAGCCTGGTAACAGATTCGATCTTTTAACTCGGGACTTTGCAGAGATGTCAATTAAAGAACTTGCGAAATTCCACGCTTTATCGTTTGTATTACAAAAGAAACGACCCGaatattttgataagaaaataagaaCGATAAAACAATCATTTGTCTATGACGAGTATTGGGATGAATTAGTGAAGAAAATGTGTGAAATATCTATATCTAATCTCAGTGTAGATAAGAAGGAGAGGGTTAGACAGTTTATACCAGTTTCATTGGCAAAATACCCGTTATATATGACTGGAGCGACGGCTTGTGTCAGATGCTTGGTTCATGGTGATTTCAAaacgaataatattatgaggAAAGATGAG AACGGGATATTAACTGAAGTAATACCAATTGACTATCAGCAAATATACTACGGAAATCCAATAATAGACCTTATATACTTCATCTATGCTGCCAGCGACAGACCCTTCCGCAAAGCGAATCTGCACCGTCTAAAGGACTTTTACTACGAGGCTTTAGGAACGTTTCTTAAACACTTCCATATAGAAGTGGAGTCTGTTTTTCCTAGAGCAAGTTTCGAAGACAGCTTCAACGAGAGTTTGGACTATGGTCTCATGTTTGCGTTATATATGTATCCATTTTTATTCGCGGGTGAAGACGATTCGCCCAGCGGTAGTGATGACTTGAGTGATGTGTTGATTACGGTTGATGATCGGTTATATGAGAGGATGGAGGGGGTTGTCGATGATTTTATAGAACTGGGAGTCATTTAG